Proteins encoded together in one Porites lutea chromosome 2, jaPorLute2.1, whole genome shotgun sequence window:
- the LOC140928639 gene encoding zinc finger MYM-type protein 1-like — MASRKNNQETSKQSTLLRWVRPDREPWKTENRGEQAVLEETSQESDEQAAGTSNTSNSNINTTPQGPELPPTPDLPSVSKGPNQPKNFKFPQRTFGNSTKKRSFQPVWFEQRPWLHYVEKTDMVLCFTCVKAIQNNMLSSTKADPQFTRIGYSNWKNAMDKKKGFQKHALSESHKEAVARVITAPATTTGDVGELLSEKHAKEKAINRKILLTILSNVRFLARQALPLRGNWDTDSASEINSNFYQLLKLRSEENPEISEWLSRRTEKYTSPIIQNEMLEVLALGVLREISENIQNAKFFTIMADETADVSIKEQLVVCIRWVDDKFVIHEDFIGMWPLPRTTADQIVETLREALQQMNLDIQYARGQCYDGAATMAGEKTGVATQIKSVNGKCLYTHCYGHALNLAVADAIKSVKCMSDALDTVREIGKLVKKSPQRNTKLDQIREETTNESRGVHAFCPTRWTVRGEALASVLNNHDELMELWDWSLDVLKDTEMKSRINGVKSMMTKFSFYFGCCLGEKILRQTDNLSRALQSSSISAAQGNKLAVDVVKTLKTDRSDESFDLFWARIKQRKDKEIESIEDPVPPRKRKVPSRFELGQQQTHYFPQTAKDHYKQIYFEAIDFATTAITARFDQKDFKVYMNLQELLLKATAKQPYDAELAEVLKVYSEDLNPYQLEGQLVLLPQVAASNAFDTSRFNVDDLISFFQSIDEPHKLLLSEICMLGKLLLVMPGTNAASERSFSALKRVKTYLRATTGDARLNHLMTLHVHRDRTDSIDLVAAANQFVGEQENRKQLFGSFTTNDLSRKVSLVSRSTQTSL, encoded by the coding sequence ATGGCTTCAAGAAAGAATAATCAAGAGACTAGTAAGCAAAGCACACTCCTTAGATGGGTGAGACCTGATCGTGAGCCATGGAAGACTGAAAACCGTGGAGAACAAGCTGTTTTAGAAGAAACATCTCAGGAATCTGACGAGCAAGCAGCAGGAACTTCCAATACTTCGAACTCAAACATAAATACCACACCACAAGGACCTGAATTGCCGCCCACTCCAGATCTGCCATCAGTGTCAAAAGGCCCCAATCAACCGAAGAACTTTAAATTTCCCCAAAGAACGTTTGGAAACAGTACGAAGAAACGTTCATTTCAACCAGTGTGGTTCGAACAGAGGCCATGGCTACATTATGTCGAGAAAACTGACATGGTGTTATGTTTCACTTGTGTAAAAGCCATCCAAAATAATATGCTTTCCTCGACAAAAGCTGACCCACAGTTCACTCGGATTGGGTATAGCAACTGGAAAAATGCAATGGACAAAAAGAAAGGGTTTCAAAAACACGCACTCTCTGAATCTCATAAGGAAGCAGTAGCCAGAGTCATTACAGCCCCAGCTACAACCACCGGGGATGTCGGAGAGTTGTTGTCTGAGAAGCACGCAAAGGAAAAGGCAATAAACAGAAAAATCCTACTCACGATTCTTTCCAACGTCCGTTTTTTAGCTCGTCAGGCCCTGCCACTACGGGGAAATTGGGACACTGACAGTGCGAGTGAGATTAACtcaaacttttatcaactaCTGAAACTGCGATCTGAAGAAAACCCAGAAATAAGTGAGTGGCTTAGTCGTAGAACTGAGAAATACACATCCCCTATTATTCAGAATGAGATGCTCGAAGTTCTTGCTCTAGGTGTGCTGCGGGAAATATCAGAAAACATTCAGAATGCTAAGTTTTTTACGATAATGGCAGATGAGACAGCTGATGTGTCTATCAAGGAGCAACTTGTTGTATGCATTCGTTGGGTTGACGACAAGTTTGTAATTCATGAAGACTTTATTGGAATGTGGCCCTTGCCCAGAACCACTGCTGATCAGATCGTAGAAACACTGAGAGAGGCCCTGCAACAAATGAATCTCGATATTCAGTATGCTCGTGGTCAGTGCTATGATGGTGCTGCAACAATGGCAGGGGAGAAAACTGGTGTGGCAACGCAGATTAAATCCGTCAATGGAAAGTGCCTGTATACACACTGTTATGGCCATGCCTTGAACTTGGCCGTTGCTGATGCCATAAAATCAGTGAAATGTATGAGTGATGCACTTGACACTGTCAGAGAAATTGGAAAGTTGGTAAAAAAGTCACCACAAAGAAACACCAAACTAGATCAAATAAGGGAAGAAACCACGAATGAGTCTCGCGGAGTTCACGCGTTTTGCCCAACACGATGGACTGTTCGTGGCGAAGCATTAGCATCAGTGCTCAACAACCATGATGAGCTCATGGAGCTTTGGGATTGGTCCCTTGATGTCTTAAAGGACACAGAAATGAAATCGAGAATCAATGGAGTTAAAAGTATGATGACaaagtttagtttttattttggttGTTGCTTAGGTGAGAAAATTTTGCGACAAACCGACAACTTGAGCCGTGCTTTGCAGAGTTCTTCAATTTCTGCTGCTCAGGGAAATAAGCTTGCAGTAGATGTGGtcaaaaccttgaaaacagATCGGAGCGACGAGTCTTTTGATCTCTTCTGGGCTCGCATCAAACAGAGAAAGGACAAAGAAATTGAGTCCATCGAAGATCCCGTGCCTCCAAGGAAGAGAAAAGTCCCAAGCAGATTCGAGCTTGGACAACAACAAACGCACTATTTCCCTCAAACGGCCAAGGACCACTATaagcaaatttattttgaagcCATCGATTTTGCAACAACTGCAATCACAGCACGATTTGACCAGAAGGACTTCAAAGTGTACATGAATCTCCAAGAGCTTCTTTTAAAGGCCACAGCTAAACAACCGTACGATGCTGAACTGGCCGAAGTTTTGAAGGTGTATAGTGAAGACCTGAATCCCTATCAACTTGAAGGCCAGCTAGTACTTCTCCCACAAGTGGCTGCCTCGAATGCTTTTGACACTTCAAGATTTAATGTCGATGAcctaatatcattttttcaatcAATTGATGAACCCCATAAATTACTTCTTTCTGAAATTTGCATGCTGGGAAAGTTACTGTTGGTTATGCCAGGAACGAATGCCGCGAGTGAACGTTCATTTTCTGCTTTAAAGCGCGTCAAGACATATTTGCGTGCAACAACTGGAGACGCAAGGCTGAACCATCTCATGACGCTTCATGTCCACAGGGACAGGACTGATTCGATTGACCTGGTAGCTGCAGCAAACCAGTTTGTTGGAGAACAAGAGAACAGAAAGCAGTTGTTTGGGTCTTTTACCACAAATGATTTGTCGCGAAAGGTGTCTTTGGTCTCGCGTTCAACGCAAACATCTCTATAA
- the LOC140927024 gene encoding uncharacterized protein — translation MVSNNLETSDHEIQEESLESLKMQLLHAQKEIACLNEDLSNLKSRLAKTEAELVNSEKELKRLSQENNDLKSRTFCINNLSDNDSISFYTGFPNLETFKATLSYLNPGENGENIRYWRSIDVKVDDERKSQQRDCNKPGRRRTLQPEEEFFLVLCRLRQGFKEKHLAFLFGISQPTVSRIFISWINFMFLRFGNINIWPSREEINKTMPEDFKVKYPNTRVILDCTEIKCQMPSSLLLNSRLFSSYKNHTTLKGLIGIAPSGAITFTSQLYTGSISDREIVERSGILDLPFSEGDDIMADKGFTIEDLLPLGVTLNIPPFLGQAAQMSPEDVVKTQVIAALRIHVERAINKIKNFHIWDRVTPLSLFPVINQMWAVCTFLCNVQDPIITE, via the coding sequence ATGGTTTCAAACAACCTCGAAACTTCTGACCATGAAATTCAAGAAGAATCACTCGAATCATTGAAAATGCAGCTGCTACATGCCCAGAAAGAGATTGCTTGTTTAAATGAAGATTTATCAAATTTGAAATCACGCTTAGCTAAAACTGAAGCTGAACTGGTGAATTCAGAAAAGGAACTCAAACGTCTATCGCAGGAAAACAATGACCTAAAATCACGTACGTTTTGCATAAACAATCTGTCAGACAACGATTCTATTTCATTTTACACTGGTTTCCCAAACTTAGAGACGTTCAAAGCAacgctttcatatctgaatccaggggaaaatggtgaaaatattCGATACTGGCGTTCAATTGATGTGAAAGTAGACGACGAAAGGAAAAGTCAACAAAGGGATTGTAACAAACCTGGGCGAAGAAGAACTCTTCAGCCAGAGGAAGAGTTTTTTCTGGTGTTGTGTCGATTGAGACAGGGATTTAAGGAGAAACATTTAGCATTTTTATTTGGCATTTCTCAGCCGACAGTTAGCAGAATTTTTATTTCCTGGATTAACTTTATGTTTCTTCGTTTTGGCAATATAAACATTTGGCCTAGCCGGGAGGAAATTAACAAAACTATGCCTGAAGATTTCAAAGTTAAATATCCAAACACGCGTGTCATCCTAGACTGTACAGAAATAAAATGTCAAATGCCAAGCAGCCTGCTTCTTAACAGCAGATTATTTAGTTCCTACAAGAACCACACTACACTCAAAGGGCTTATTGGGATTGCCCCTTCAGGAGCAATAACATTTACAAGCCAGCTGTATACCGGCAGCATTTCAGACCGAGAAATTGTAGAAAGAAGTGGTATCCTGGACTTACCCTTCAGCGAGGGTGATGATATAATGGCAGACAAAGGTTTTACAATCGAGGACTTGCTTCCTCTGGGTGTTACATTAAATATACCTCCATTTCTTGGCCAAGCAGCTCAGATGTCGCCAGAGGATGTGGTTAAAACACAAGTAATTGCAGCATTACGTATCCATGTGGAGAGAGCTATTAATAAGATCAAAAATTTCCACATTTGGGACAGAGTAACCCCTCTATCTTTATTTCCTGTGATTAATCAAATGTGGGCAGTCTGCACCTTTTTGTGCAATGTCCAGGACCCCATTATAACTGAGTAA